A portion of the Tiliqua scincoides isolate rTilSci1 chromosome 3, rTilSci1.hap2, whole genome shotgun sequence genome contains these proteins:
- the NEU4 gene encoding sialidase-4 has product MGSRHFPARTVLFERETSGVTYRVPALIYIPCVAKLLAFAEERLSVDDAHANLLVLRRGTFYKNYVEWEDMRALETATLPHYRSMNPCPIYDEFTGMVFLFFIAVLGRTPEAFQIITGQNAARLCFVSSSDQGISWSHVTDLTQQVIGMSINDWATFALGPGHGIQLKSGRLLLPAYAYYIDCRECFGKLCKTTPHAFTFYSDDHGQNWQFGEFIPNLQTVECQMVSVDEEDGSNVLYCNARSPLGFRVQALSMDDGAVFHSGELVQRLVEPPHGCHGSIIGFPAPLYYVHNNNCVFLRETWSVKNLDFLSQPPISKKFQSTPASPSSSFCSQSLCPQQQEKFVLSGNSSNYCRNCLGHIFSGKAHTDLEHQKAGNVSTPGFYFQIPTWVLYSHPTSSRSRVNLGVYLSPFPKDADSWSEPWVIYEGPSAYSDLAYIELPYSEFSITGIPAIAFACLYENGVRSPYEQISFSMFTLHEVLQNIPLTTSSQDLIQPSNDRKRKGRSCVIS; this is encoded by the exons ATGGGTTCTCGCCATTTCCCTGCCCGGACTGTCCTGTTTGAAAGGGAAACAAGTGGCGTGACATACCGGGTGCCAGCACTGATCTACATCCCCTGTGTAGCCAAGCTGTTGGCTTTTGCTGAAGAGAGGCTGAGTGTTGATGATGCACATGCCAACCTCCTGGTGCTGAGAAGAGGCACCTTCTACAAGAATTATGTGGAG TGGGAAGATATGCGGGCCCTTGAAACAGCAACGTTGCCGCACTATCGGTCCATGAATccttgccccatctatgatgagTTCACAGGCATGGTTTTCCTGTTTTTCATTGCTGTGCTGGGCCGGACCCCTGAAGCCTTTCAGATCATCACAGGCCAAAATGCTGCCCGCCTCTGCTTTGTGTCTAGTTCTGACCAGGGCATCAGCTGGAGCCACGTGACTGACCTCACCCAACAAGTTATTGGCATGTCCATCAACG ATTGGGCTACTTTTGCACTAGGTCCCGGGCATGGCATCCAGCTCAAGTCAGGCCGCCTTCTGTTGCCAGCCTACGCTTACTACATTGACTGCAGAGAGTGCTTTGGGAAACTCTGCAAAACAACCCCGCATGCTTTTACTTTCTATAGCGATGACCATGGACAGAACTGGCAGTTTGGTGAGTTCATCCCAAACCTGCAGACTGTCGAGTGCCAGATGGTTTCTGTGGATGAAGAGGATGGAAGCAACGTGCTGTACTGTAATGCTAGAAGCCCTCTAGGCTTCCGGGTGCAAGCACTCAGCATGGATGACGGAGCAGTATTTCACTCAGGGGaactggtgcagaggcttgtggagcctccccatggttgtcatggcagcatCATTGGTTTTCCAGCTCCACTTTACTATGTGCATAACAATAACTGTGTGTTCCTGAGAGAAACATGGTCTGTTAAAAACTTGGACTTCCTATCACAGCCCCCTATTAGTAAGAAATTCCAGTCTACTCCTGCCTCACCCTCAAGTTCTTTCTGCAGCCAGTCACTATGTCCTCAACAGCAGGAAAAGTTTGTATTATCTGGAAATTCTAGTAACTATTGCAGAAACTGTCTTGGCCACATCTTCTCAGGTAAAGCACACACAGATCTGGAACATCAGAAAGCTGGAAATGTTTCCACACCAGGTTTTTACTTTCAAATCCCAACATGGGTGCTGTATTCTCACCCTACGAGCTCTAGATCTCGGGTCAATCTTGGGGTTTACCTCAGCCCATTTCCCAAGGATGCCGACAGCTGGTCTGAGCCATGGGTTATTTATGAAGGCCCCAGCGCCTACTCAGATCTGGCTTACATTGAGCTTCCTTACTCAGAGTTCTCAATAACTGGGATTCCAGCCATAGCCTTTGCTTGCCTGTATGAGAATGGGGTGCGGTCCCCATACGAACAAATCTCCTTCAGCATGTTCACGCTGCATGAAGTGCTTCAGAACATCCCCCTGACAACTTCTTCTCAGGACTTGATACAGCCATCAAATGATagaaagaggaaaggaaggagttgTGTCATCTCTTAA